A genomic region of Mustela erminea isolate mMusErm1 chromosome 12, mMusErm1.Pri, whole genome shotgun sequence contains the following coding sequences:
- the EXOSC2 gene encoding exosome complex component RRP4 isoform X1, protein MAMEMRLPVARKPLSESMGRDTKKHLVVPGDTITTDTGFMRGHGTYMGEEKLIASVAGSVERVNKLICVKALKTRYNGEVGDIVVGRITEVQQKRWKVDTNSRLDSVLLLSSMNLPGGELRRRSAEDELAMRGFLQEGDLISAEVQAVFSDGAVSLHTRSLKYGKLGQGVLVQVSPSLVKRQKTHFHDLPCGASVILGNNGFIWIYPTPEHKEEGAGGFTADLEPVSLADREVISRLRNCIVLLVTQRVMLYDTSILYCYEASLPHQIKDLLKPEIMEEVVMETRQRLLEQEG, encoded by the exons ATGGCGATGGAGATGAGGCTTCCCGTGGCTCGGAAGCCTCTTAGCGAGAGCATGGGCCGCGATACTAAAAAACATCTGGTGGTTCCGGGGGACACAATTACCACGGACACGGGATTCATGCG GGGCCATGGAACTTACATGGGGGAAGAGAAGCTCATTGCATCCGTGGCCGGCTCCGTGGAGAGGGTAAACAAGTTGATCTGTGTGAAAGCTTTGAAAACCAG ATACAATGGTGAAGTAGGAGACATTGTGGTGGGGAGAATCACAGAG GTTCAACAGAAGAGGTGGAAGGTGGACACCAACTCGAGGCTGGATTCGGTCCTGCTGCTGTCGTCCATGAACCTTCCCGGCGGAGAGCTG AGAAGAAGATCTGCAGAAGATGAGCTGGCCATGAGAGGTTTCTTGCAGGAAGGGGATCTCATCAGT GCGGAGGTGCAGGCGGTGTTCTCAGATGGAGCGGTGTCGCTGCACACGAGGAGTCTGAAGTATGGCAAA CTCGGCCAGGGGGTGTTGGTCCAGGTTTCCCCCTCCCTGGTGAAGCGGCAGAAGACTCACTTCCATGACTTGCCCTGTGGGGCCTCCGTGATTCTGGGGAACAATGGCTTCATCTGGATCTACCCAACGCCGGAGCACAAAGAAGAGGGCGCGGGGGGCTTCACTGCCGACCTGGAG CCCGTCTCCCTCGCCGACCGAGAGGTGATCTCCCGGCTCCGGAACTGCATCGTCTTGCTGGTCACCCAGAGGGTGATGCTGTATGACACCAGCATCTTGTACTGCTACGAGGCGTCCCTTCCGCACCAG atcAAAGACCTCTTAAAGCCAGAAATAATGGAGGAAGTAGTTATGGAAACGCGCCAGAGGCTTTTAGAACAGGAGGGGTGA
- the EXOSC2 gene encoding exosome complex component RRP4 isoform X2, which produces MAMEMRLPVARKPLSESMGRDTKKHLVVPGDTITTDTGFMRGHGTYMGEEKLIASVAGSVERVNKLICVKALKTRYNGEVGDIVVGRITEVQQKRWKVDTNSRLDSVLLLSSMNLPGGELRRRSAEDELAMRGFLQEGDLISAEVQAVFSDGAVSLHTRSLKYGKLGQGVLVQVSPSLVKRQKTHFHDLPCGASVILGNNGFIWIYPTPEHKEEGAGGFTADLETEGVRVSTEASLRTSSCPLLAMKWNWGALW; this is translated from the exons ATGGCGATGGAGATGAGGCTTCCCGTGGCTCGGAAGCCTCTTAGCGAGAGCATGGGCCGCGATACTAAAAAACATCTGGTGGTTCCGGGGGACACAATTACCACGGACACGGGATTCATGCG GGGCCATGGAACTTACATGGGGGAAGAGAAGCTCATTGCATCCGTGGCCGGCTCCGTGGAGAGGGTAAACAAGTTGATCTGTGTGAAAGCTTTGAAAACCAG ATACAATGGTGAAGTAGGAGACATTGTGGTGGGGAGAATCACAGAG GTTCAACAGAAGAGGTGGAAGGTGGACACCAACTCGAGGCTGGATTCGGTCCTGCTGCTGTCGTCCATGAACCTTCCCGGCGGAGAGCTG AGAAGAAGATCTGCAGAAGATGAGCTGGCCATGAGAGGTTTCTTGCAGGAAGGGGATCTCATCAGT GCGGAGGTGCAGGCGGTGTTCTCAGATGGAGCGGTGTCGCTGCACACGAGGAGTCTGAAGTATGGCAAA CTCGGCCAGGGGGTGTTGGTCCAGGTTTCCCCCTCCCTGGTGAAGCGGCAGAAGACTCACTTCCATGACTTGCCCTGTGGGGCCTCCGTGATTCTGGGGAACAATGGCTTCATCTGGATCTACCCAACGCCGGAGCACAAAGAAGAGGGCGCGGGGGGCTTCACTGCCGACCTGGAG ACTGAGGGAGTTCGAGTCTCCACTGAGGCGTCTTTACGAACATCGTCTTGCCCTCTCCTTGCGATGAAGTGGAACTGGGGTGCTCTCTGGTGA